One stretch of Desulfocurvus vexinensis DSM 17965 DNA includes these proteins:
- a CDS encoding TAXI family TRAP transporter solute-binding subunit → MRKVTYLIAALCLGVLLGGLASAPAQAKNVFATIGTGGITGVYYPTGGAIARMVNEKRDVYGIRATVEATGGSVFNVNAVMAGDLEFGVVQSDRQYQAIHGLAEWEGKPQDKLRSVFSLHPETVTLLAAEDSGVKDITDLKGKTVNIGNPGSGQLQNSIDALTAAGLKHDSDIKAEQVKAAEAPGLLQDGRIDAFFYTVGHPNGAMKEATAGTRKVRFVSITGPGVDALIKEKPYYAKAFVPMSNYESAVNTEDVPTFGVLATFVTSADVPDDVVYAVTKEVFENLEEFKALHPAFASLTKEGMLQGLTAPLHPGAEKYFKEAGLLK, encoded by the coding sequence ATGCGGAAAGTCACCTACCTCATCGCGGCCCTGTGCCTTGGCGTGCTGCTCGGCGGCCTCGCCAGCGCCCCGGCCCAGGCCAAGAACGTCTTCGCAACCATCGGCACCGGCGGCATCACCGGCGTGTACTACCCCACCGGCGGCGCCATCGCCCGCATGGTCAACGAAAAACGCGACGTCTACGGCATCCGCGCCACCGTCGAGGCCACCGGCGGCTCCGTGTTCAACGTCAACGCCGTCATGGCTGGCGACCTGGAGTTCGGCGTGGTCCAGTCCGACCGGCAGTACCAGGCCATCCACGGCTTGGCCGAGTGGGAAGGCAAGCCGCAGGACAAGCTGCGCTCCGTGTTCTCCCTGCACCCCGAGACCGTGACCCTGCTCGCCGCCGAGGATTCCGGCGTCAAGGACATCACCGACCTCAAGGGCAAGACCGTCAACATCGGCAACCCCGGCTCCGGCCAGCTCCAGAACTCCATCGACGCGCTCACCGCCGCCGGCCTGAAGCACGACTCCGACATCAAGGCCGAGCAGGTCAAGGCCGCCGAGGCCCCGGGCCTGCTCCAGGATGGCCGCATCGACGCCTTCTTCTACACCGTCGGCCACCCCAACGGCGCCATGAAGGAAGCCACCGCCGGTACCCGCAAGGTGCGCTTTGTGTCCATCACCGGCCCGGGCGTGGACGCGCTCATCAAGGAAAAGCCCTACTACGCCAAGGCCTTCGTGCCCATGAGCAACTACGAGTCCGCGGTGAACACCGAGGACGTGCCCACCTTCGGCGTGCTGGCGACCTTCGTGACCAGCGCCGACGTGCCCGACGACGTGGTCTACGCGGTGACCAAGGAAGTCTTCGAGAACCTCGAGGAGTTCAAGGCCCTGCACCCCGCCTTCGCCTCCCTGACCAAGGAAGGCATGCTCCAAGGCCTCACCGCCCCCCTGCATCCGGGCGCCGAGAAGTACTTCAAGGAAGCCGGGCTGCTGAAGTAG
- a CDS encoding ATP-grasp domain-containing protein: MDDVVFESIRLEPGFEYFLYVGEIKAHGLNDFVRRGLERRFDRPFRAITVCPDVLQTYPSGNVLAVNPWLARGGGHVAERRPMDAFAHYLSCDRYFRALAERLLAAQGRLFVWMFEPKREFLLRDVRGLTLLGPDPAVVHAVNDKTWQYRTLSAVVPMADFEICTGRDPMLAACVRLGGAGGQGAFVSCPYSAGGVSSMVVLDPAQAAARFAQDGCFLVSRYVPHVWDPTVLAVVGNEREVFVAGVADMTIEDGNKFRGSTFPSQLPPDVQRTLREQTAAVGRVLGRMGFRGIFGCDFIVTPDGRVYFIEVNPRKQGTTMEFCCTLEHLLPDGAPNLPELEICAVLDGRFPEGTPEGPDHELAAHLGIHWGTYNHKVETPGVRTARAVLQDMPERDLFRRVAADGPGGAVVLEHVGGQVAVMPGTFLGRVAAVAPTREQMLAALAGGRNQLAASIMGA; encoded by the coding sequence ATGGACGACGTAGTATTTGAAAGCATCCGGCTGGAGCCGGGTTTCGAGTATTTTCTCTATGTGGGCGAGATCAAGGCCCACGGCCTGAACGACTTCGTGCGCCGGGGCCTGGAGCGGCGCTTCGACCGCCCCTTCCGGGCCATCACCGTGTGCCCCGACGTGCTGCAGACCTACCCATCCGGCAACGTGCTGGCCGTGAACCCCTGGCTGGCCCGGGGCGGGGGGCACGTGGCCGAGCGCAGGCCCATGGACGCCTTCGCCCACTACCTGTCGTGCGACCGCTACTTCCGCGCCCTGGCCGAGCGCCTGCTCGCGGCCCAGGGCCGGCTGTTCGTGTGGATGTTCGAGCCCAAGCGCGAGTTCCTGCTGCGCGACGTGCGCGGGCTGACGCTGCTGGGGCCCGACCCGGCGGTGGTCCACGCCGTGAACGACAAGACCTGGCAGTACCGCACCCTTTCGGCGGTGGTGCCCATGGCGGACTTCGAGATATGCACCGGGCGCGACCCCATGCTTGCCGCCTGTGTGCGCCTGGGTGGAGCCGGGGGCCAGGGGGCGTTCGTGTCCTGCCCGTACAGCGCGGGGGGCGTGTCGAGCATGGTGGTGCTCGACCCGGCCCAGGCCGCTGCGCGTTTCGCGCAGGACGGCTGCTTCCTCGTCAGCCGCTATGTGCCCCATGTCTGGGACCCCACGGTGCTCGCCGTGGTGGGCAACGAGCGCGAGGTCTTCGTGGCCGGGGTGGCCGACATGACCATCGAGGACGGCAACAAGTTCCGGGGCTCGACCTTCCCCTCGCAGCTGCCGCCGGACGTGCAGCGCACCCTGCGCGAGCAGACCGCCGCCGTGGGCCGGGTGCTGGGGCGCATGGGCTTCCGGGGCATCTTCGGCTGCGACTTCATCGTCACGCCCGATGGACGGGTCTATTTCATCGAGGTCAACCCCCGCAAGCAGGGCACGACCATGGAGTTCTGCTGCACCCTGGAGCACCTGTTGCCCGACGGCGCGCCCAACCTGCCGGAGCTGGAGATCTGCGCCGTGCTCGACGGGCGCTTCCCCGAGGGGACGCCCGAAGGGCCGGACCATGAGCTGGCCGCGCATCTGGGCATCCACTGGGGCACCTACAACCACAAGGTGGAGACACCCGGCGTGCGCACCGCGCGCGCCGTGTTGCAGGACATGCCCGAACGCGACCTGTTCCGCCGTGTGGCGGCGGACGGGCCGGGCGGGGCGGTGGTGCTGGAGCACGTCGGCGGCCAGGTGGCCGTCATGCCCGGCACCTTCCTGGGCCGGGTGGCCGCCGTGGCCCCCACCCGGGAGCAGATGCTCGCCGCACTGGCCGGGGGGCGCAACCAGCTTGCGGCGTCCATCATGGGCGCCTGA
- a CDS encoding KamA family radical SAM protein → MSQTSQAALDKFTTDLLDHLAGGGDAPADLRAQIAALREGAEAAQGTAPIVALFAALRRAKAEAGLGHEAFGLGRADLEALALRHAAMDEHGVTVGGRVGRALDIIAQANPRVADYLARKGEEAPSGIELWDEILENQARIRKALGLDEATWNSFGGQLANAINDVDTLARCIDLPADTIRDVTRVTRKYRMRLTPYYASLIRPGVANDPVLLQSVPTGEMVDNVGLELPPVASDHSPARLIDQFYPRVVAVKVTNICAMYCTHCLRIAHIGSADRTFSKAAYQEALDYIAANPAIRDVLITGGDAFMLPNATLKWLLDQLDAIDHVRVKRLGTRVPVTTPQRVDSELLDILEASNERGPVRVVTQINTAQEITPVSKDAFRRISRRVMAVLNQAVLMRGINDSKVKMWKLCETIQEAYVRPYYVFNCSYRNPQYTHMRVPIEKGRDIVEGMYGNISGDAVPRYIAAAGGKVPLHRDNVVRREGGAVVLRKPWSGEETAYPDALPELYADDTDFAFNKYGKE, encoded by the coding sequence GTGTCACAGACCAGCCAGGCCGCACTGGACAAATTCACCACGGACCTGTTGGACCACCTGGCCGGAGGCGGCGACGCCCCGGCGGACCTGCGGGCGCAGATTGCCGCCCTGCGCGAGGGGGCCGAGGCCGCCCAGGGCACGGCGCCCATCGTGGCCCTGTTCGCCGCCCTGCGCCGGGCCAAGGCCGAGGCAGGCCTGGGCCACGAGGCCTTCGGCCTGGGCCGGGCGGACCTGGAGGCCCTGGCCCTGCGCCATGCGGCCATGGACGAGCACGGCGTCACCGTGGGCGGGCGCGTGGGCCGCGCCCTGGACATCATCGCCCAGGCCAACCCGCGCGTGGCCGACTATCTGGCCCGCAAGGGCGAGGAGGCCCCCAGCGGCATCGAGCTGTGGGACGAGATCCTGGAGAACCAGGCGCGCATCAGGAAGGCCCTGGGCCTGGACGAGGCCACCTGGAATTCCTTCGGCGGCCAGCTGGCCAACGCCATCAACGACGTGGACACCCTGGCCCGCTGCATCGACCTGCCCGCCGACACCATCCGCGACGTGACCCGCGTGACGCGCAAATACCGCATGCGCCTGACGCCGTACTACGCGAGCCTGATCCGCCCCGGGGTGGCCAACGACCCGGTGCTTTTGCAAAGCGTGCCCACGGGCGAGATGGTGGACAACGTGGGCCTGGAGCTGCCGCCCGTGGCCAGCGACCACTCCCCGGCCCGGCTCATCGACCAGTTCTACCCGCGCGTGGTGGCCGTGAAGGTCACCAACATCTGCGCCATGTACTGCACGCACTGCCTGCGCATCGCGCATATCGGCTCCGCCGACCGCACCTTCTCCAAGGCCGCCTACCAGGAGGCCCTGGACTACATCGCGGCCAACCCGGCCATCCGCGACGTGCTCATCACCGGCGGCGACGCCTTCATGCTGCCCAACGCGACCCTCAAATGGCTGCTGGACCAGCTCGACGCCATCGACCACGTGCGCGTGAAGCGCCTGGGCACCCGCGTGCCCGTGACCACGCCCCAGCGCGTGGACAGCGAGCTTCTGGACATCCTGGAGGCTTCCAACGAGCGCGGGCCCGTGCGCGTGGTCACGCAGATCAACACCGCCCAGGAGATCACCCCCGTGTCCAAGGACGCCTTCCGGCGCATTTCGCGGCGGGTCATGGCCGTGCTGAACCAGGCGGTGCTCATGCGCGGCATCAACGACTCCAAGGTCAAGATGTGGAAGCTGTGCGAGACGATCCAGGAAGCCTACGTCCGCCCGTACTACGTCTTCAACTGCTCGTACCGCAATCCGCAGTACACGCACATGCGCGTGCCCATCGAAAAGGGCCGTGACATCGTCGAGGGCATGTACGGCAACATCTCCGGCGACGCCGTGCCGCGCTACATCGCCGCCGCCGGGGGCAAGGTGCCCCTGCACCGCGACAACGTGGTGCGCCGCGAGGGCGGGGCCGTGGTGCTGCGCAAGCCCTGGAGCGGCGAAGAGACGGCCTACCCCGACGCCCTGCCCGAGCTCTACGCCGACGATACGGACTTCGCCTTCAACAAGTACGGCAAGGAGTAG